The genomic region TACAGATccatatataaacaaaacattattaataaaaaaaaaaaaataaaaaaaaaaggcttttcCAAATTTGTGATACTAAGCGTTTTATCAGGAGCTCCTAATGGGTGACTGTTTTTAATTTACATAACAAACTGGTTGGTTTTAAGTGAAACATGGTAAACCATTAAAATATCATGGTATGTACATGCATTTTGGCAGTTCACAGCAAACGTGTTGCAGAATGAGTTTTAAGGAATTACTGAAAATAAACTTGACATTCCTTAGATATTGTGTGAATCCCAGCCAGTCCCCACAATGGTGCCTCATCAGTGCATGCTGGGATTTAGTAAACtttttaaacagcatttaaacacacacacacacacacacatacaaaaaccGAACTTTAACTTAAACATAAGATGATAATGTACATaagaatttatattttcaaaattacGTCCCTTTGTTCTAAAAATTGAGATTTCCATTATTAAACTTTCTTTGCCACATCACTCATCTATTTGCAcagaaatttaaatataaaactaatcagaaaaaacaaaattctcCTGTTACAATCATATTCACGAATAATCACAAATAACccaatttataaaatgaaacaCACATATGCTCATTtaagcttttttaaaataataataataaaaaaaatcatttaaacaaGTATGATCACAAtccaaaaaatgtttgcatagtgctaaagtgtaaaaaaactaCCATGGAGGTTGTACAGTATTTATGTGCACATAATGTGGATACACGGAATGACTTTCCATAAAGAGATGTTAATAATGAGAATGTAGCCCATGTGTTTCTTTAAGGCGCGGTCACATTAGCAAAATTTCGGGGGCAAAAAAGCTCCATTGTCTATTGTCAATAGTGAAGCGATGCATGAAGTATTGCTCACACACAGTCACTTTCAAaaaagcagctttctgttggtcaatgcCACAAATTGGCGTGACCAACTAGAACGCAAACAAAACTCCGGTTTGCATGAATTCCTactgaaatgactggatttcaccCGTGAAATTTTGCTGAGCAACGGTAAATGTGATCACACCTTTACAGCATAATTCATGAGGCAGAAAGTTCTTATGTGAATGTTAGTGAAGAAGACAAGGCTTTTGACAGTTTCTCTCAAAGAGTGGCTTGTGAGTTTCTCACATTTTTGATCTCCAATTCCAACTGTTTTATCCGCACATCCTTCTGATTAAGAAGCTCCCTCAACCGTCGGATCTCTTCCTGCTGCTTATAAAACATTTGTCGTAGCTATATGCAGAAAcacatacataaacacacattaGAGGAAAGTATGAAAAcacttaaaggggtagttcacccaaaaatgaaaattctgtcatcatttactcaccctcaggttgttccaaacctgtacaaatttctttgttctgttgaacacaaaggaagatattttgaagaatgtgggaaactgaacagttttggggcaccattgactttcatagtatttttttttttctactatggtagtcaatggtgccccaaagcggcctagttacaaactttcttcaaaatatcttcctttgtgttcaacagaacaaagaattTTATataggtttagaacaacttgaagatgagtaaatgatgacagaattttcatttttgggtgaactatccctttaaggtcgATGACAGGTCACTGCAAAGCTATATGTAGCATACCTCATTCTCTGTTTTTGGCGGCGAGCAGTGAGTGGAATCTAGTTGTCCGTTGCTGACATAGGTTGTCGAGCTGCTGTTTTTATCTGTGGAGGGGAGCAGCAAGGTAAGGTGAGATTCTTTGCTCTCGCGCTGCTGAATCAGCTGCGATAGTCCTGGTTGACTGCGAGAATGGCGTGTCTCCGTCGAGTCTGTTGGGCCTTTCCCCAAGCCCACCTCCACATATGAGTCCAGTTTACTTCCAGGCCTCAGAGACATCATCAAGGGACCTGCAGAGCAAAAGAAAGTATTAATTAAAGGCATAGTCTCAGATTTATTCTCTGAATCACCAAAAAACTCAGCTGTCTCATGATTTATTTCTATAacattatatgtatttttttttctatttttgattaaataagtGCAGCattgttgagcataagagacaaaacattaaaaaaaaaaaacattaaaaaatcttactgaacccaCACTTTTGAATGCTAGTGTATTTTTTGGTGCTCTGTCTTATATACTATCCATTTAATATCCCAGCATAAAAATGGCCCAACTCTCAAAGGGCAAGAGACTAAAATAGCCACTTAGCAAGTTGGACCACTTTTATCCTTTCTATGTTGCTTTTATGGTTCATTTATGAAGCTCTTAAATCAACATCTACTTGAATGGTATGGACAACAGCAGTTCAAACATTCCAcaaaacttttcttttcttgttcCATGGAAGAAATAAAAGGTCATACTGGTttaaggatgagtaaatgatgacagaaatttcctTTAAAAGACTATCTGACCTTTGTCTAGACCACTGATCCACTCATCTGCTGTCATGGCAGGCTTGTTCCCAGCTGTCATGGGGTAAATGTCCTCTTGATAGGTCTCCGACTGcagaaaagaacaaaaacatctcTTGTAATCACTTGCCAGGGGATCATATCATCAAGGACAACACAGAGACAACAAGAGAACTAGCTCTACTTTTTGTTATATGTATTTGAATGGATGTGTGAACAGGATTATACCCTTCGTGGAACAATCATGGATAGAGGTTCTATGAGACTTTTGATTGTCACTAGCTTGTAGAATCTGAATACTTCACAGGAAGACACATCAAGCCCTCTCTTTGGCATAACACCTGAAAAAGAATGCAAAGACATGTTCTGAGTAGGAAAtcacccttgtgaaaaagaagtacactttagcacattttaataatttaaacatatactTGTACGAaactaaatgtaatgttttctgacacttaattgcatgtaatcgcaaaaaaaaaagtttttaaaattaaaatgtatataaagaCAATCAGCAGAactttacagtgttttttttaaaagcactGCAATTAGTAGTGATGGAAGTCCAATTCATTTAGCAAACAGGATCTTTCGGACAGTTCATTTGACAGTTTAAACTTTACTTAAGTTATTTGTGTGAACACAAAATTGCTGGTAATTGCCTTTCATTTACTTAAGTTAATGGTGTTTGTGATCACAGTTTCATTCGCTGATCCTTTATGTCGGATAAGACTGACCAATTTGAAGTAGCCTACATCTTGGATATGTTTCTTAAACGTTTTGCACCTACAGTATTATAGACATAAACGCAGATACGTTCTACATGTCTAAAGAATAAACCAGTCTTATAAACTCCTTGATTTAGCTTaacaacttaaaatataatatgcATGCACAATAAACTATAGTACAATTTATTTACATCTCTTGACAGAAAGGTTTTTGCaggttttattaaaatgttatataataatagtataataAGTATATTTCCAGTACATGCCTCAGGCTTGCATAGTATTGTCAACTCACTAATCAGACTCCTCAGTAATCCTCTGCAAACTTCTACAGTTGGTTGAACCGACTTGTGTCATCAACCCGGAACTAAAGTTTCAGTTTGATTTTGTGAACCGGCCCGACCAGTTACTTCCTGAGAAACGGCTCAAAAGAACGATTCATTCAGAAATCGGAGATCACTAGCAATTAGATTCTCTTCTCCTCTTGATTGTCTGTACAGCCATGACATCAATGTACTGATAAATATTTATggtgaactaaaatatattttaatgtcatttccgTTGAAACgtttatgtcatttatttaattacatataTTTGTGAATACACATTGGTAATGATGAATTATCAGAAATATCTTTTAGATGTGAACTTATCAGAATAAACACTTTTCTTAGTCATTTTTCAATTACTTTTAACCAAACAAATATCAGTAGATGAATATATTTTCTAGCAAGTTCAAAGTAAGGCTAAATCACAGGCGCAGGTCAGTACATTAACTGCGTTCCAACAAACATTTGACCAGAAAGTCAACAACTAAACCAGAATGGGTAGGCtactttgatttatttattttatttttttattttacactgcATTTCTATTCCTTTTTAATTCaaacaaactttaaataaattcttttTCACTTTTTGCAAAATAGCTTTCTTCAAAAATGTGAGTATGCCTTCtctgtttaatttaatatattctttTCTAATGCAGTTCTTTAGAAAATATTCATACATTTTAGGTGTTCACATACATTTTTTGGGGGGTCTctgtaaatatgttaaataataaaCTCTGTTTAGCTGattcatgcattttatgtaGCCATGTAATACAGATGAAGGTGAACATTCTTTAACCAAATCTATACAAGTGCTACAGTATGTTCAGTGCTTCTCTGACACCTAAAGCATTTAAAGTATTTACTCACATAACCTGATTAGTGAcagaaatggcaaaaaaaattcttaagtAACAAGGAGGAACCAGCTTTTGAACCATCTATACTATTCAAATTATGTTAATGCTGTTTTGACTACTTGTGCAAGAGAATTGTTGTCATGAGTAAGTCTGTGTGTGCACATGTAGGCTTTTAATGTATAGTACTCACACATTCCCTTCTGTGGTAGAAGAGACCGGTATTCAGTCAAATAGTGCACAAATGGCTTCTCAGGGCTGATTTCATAGTATCTGATATTTCCATCACCCTAAAAGATTGAAGGAGGATTTTGTTATCCATGAATAAACTGTATCATCAACACAATACTAAAACACTAGTTGCCAATCTGGCTGTCAAGTTATATGTACTCACTTTTCCAGCTATGTAAAGCATGTGAGTGTCAGGGTCATAAAAAGGAAAGAGAACACCGGAGGAGCCGTCCAAGTCCTCTGAATAAGACGGCTCAGAGAGGTCCTCCTGCAGAACACacgtgtgtatatatgtaaGTTTGGGACTCAACACTTCTAATCTAAACCATACTAGTTTCTTTAAACCAAAGCCCTGAATCAAAAATACCCATAAAGTTAttacaaatacaaaaattaGAACAGCATCTGTATTAGATCCATATTTGACTTATCCCATAAGAAGGTAGACAGAAAAGCATTGTAATGGTCATCAAAAATAACTGCTATGTCATGATTGTGACACTAGGGGGACTAAAGCGAGTCATGGACCTGTTGAAGATGAACCTGTCAAATTACAGAACCTTTTTTCCCAAGTAAAACATGTtactgggtcaacatttttattGATCCTGGAACAGCACTCCATTCAACCAATCatatttgagggacaagtttacagtttatgtcaagtttaggcttacaatcaGGGTTTGGTgtttctacatcagtgttattcacatttcccctgattttagggataacttatgTGTTGGATTAGGTTCAGAGATAGAGGATATACAAAATAAGTTGACACAGAAACATGTCTAACTCGGCAAAATCAGGACTTGCTGTCAAACTGGGGCAAGTATATAGACAATAGGTCCATTCCAACCAGAATGTGAGGGCAGGTAATTGCCCCATAGTGAATTCCTCTGTTTTTGAATGTTAAGTGTATCTCAAATACTCCAGTGccactaaaaaaataatttaatatattttttcagcaaggatgcattaaaactGAAAGCAATTGTCATggattccacaaaaatatttgggtaacactttttatgttagttaaaaatttgttaatttattaactaacatgaactaaccatgagcaatacatactgtatgtactaatctttgttaaaattagttaattaaaaatacagttgttcaatgtttgttcatgttagttcacagtgcattaactaatgttgacaagattttaataatgtattaaattaaattaacattaacaaagataaatgctgtagaagtgcagttcattattagttcatgttaactaatgttgttaactaatgttaactaatgaaccttattgtaaagtgttactgttaTTTGTTATAGaaagtaattaaaaacaaataatcagTTGTGCTATGATTTTTAAATGGACTTTATAGTTATCAGTTATCAATAAATCATTTGATTATAatttcagatgtttttttttagtagaAAAAATTCTGTTAAACTTTGCAATGTGTATAGCATTGGTgtgcatttttaatgtaattgtatctttttttgtatttgatttTATAGGTACCATTGTAGCAATAATTGCTCAGATCGAGAATTCCTTtcaattaatgaatgaaaatgtatcataaaaAGAAGACatgctgtgtttttttacaaatatgaaAATAGGTAAAATGAAGGAGTTTATTTTTAGCAGGCCTTACCTGTTCCCAAAGTGCAATCTGACGATGGTTCCAGCGTGAATTGCCCGTAGAGATAAGCATTTTCAGGTTTCCAAGAAATAGCACTTTACTGGCTTTGTGTGACTTGCAGTTAGACTCCTAAAATCACACATTACACTTACAgtgagatttaaaaataaatgcacatcccctttctctttctttttcaaaaaatacacattttagtcatcataaaaatcaatcaaaCCTGTCCTGTAAAAGGAAATAAATTGTGAATTGAAGTCTTGTGTTCATCCAAATCACGTGAAGAGACATGACAGTGTGAATGTAAGACTCTGGGCTGATGCTGACCTTTGGGTAACAGATCAACCAGGCTGCAATGCTTTTTTAAAGGTGTTAGATTTGGATGTGTGGTGTCAGAGAGGCAGACAAGTGCATTTCTGTGCAAGTGCACAAACTGTATGCTGACTGTGTCCCAGCTCATAATTCAAATTAAGTGAAGGAATTAGTGATGGACTGGGTAAAGTTATGGAATTAAATGAAGTCAAAACTCATGATTGGTTTCACCTAATAATATGAGCTTCAGAAACATGCACATGTACATGACAGATAGAGAGGAACATCTGACTCAAGGCCACACACACCTGCAAAAGGGTGCCAGTACGTGGGTTGATCAATCGGATCTTCTTATCCTTGCAAGAGGTGGCGAGTCTGCTGCCGTCTGAGCTGAAGGACATGGACAGAACCACATCTGAATGCAAACTGATGGACCGCACAGGGTTCTTGATCACCTGTTCAGGAACGTCAAGCTTCCATACCATAACCTACACAtgaacacacaaaacaaacacttaAGTTACTCTTACTGACATttaatacactaccgttcaaaggtcagtgcaattttttgaaagcaaggaataattttattcatcatggattaattaaattgataaaaagtgacagaaaagtacggaagaggattagggccaagcaataataaaaaaataaaaccatctcgagattaaagttgtaaaatttcgagaaaaaaggttgaaataaaatgttgagaataaactcattaaattacgagaaaaaagccgttagattatgagaacaaattcgttaaattatgagaaaaaaagtcgttaaatttcgagaaaaaatgtcgagataaaatgttgagaataaagtcattaaattacgagaaaaaaagtcgttaaattatgagaacatatttgtaatttaaggaatttgttcttgtaatttaacgacttttttctcataatttaatgaattaatttaacccgtaatttaacgagtttattctcaaaattttattttgacttttttctcaaaatttaatgagttttttctcgaaatttaacaactttaatatcaagatggttttatttttttattattgcttggccctaatcctcttctgtagaaaagacttttacattgttacaaaagatttctacttcaaataaaagctgtacttttgagctttctattcattaaagaatccttcATAagcatggtttccacaaaaatattaatcagcacaactgttttcaacattgataataattagaaattgtttaactgtatttttgatcaaataaatgcagccttggtgaacatttCAAAttctactgaccccaaacttttgaatggtagtgtaccaTAACTGTAACACCATGTCACATTTGTAAATAATTCCTCcaaacactattttttttttagacgtCATCCGTTAAAATCTGATTAAGACTGGATGAGAACATTTCAGTTAGTGGGAACCAATTTTAATCACACTCCACTCTGTCTACAGTTAAGGATTGTGCAAACTTAAGGAAACGTTGCAAGGAATGTGAGGTAGTGTGTGTGAGCCTATGCATTGTGAAGATTGTTGCTCTACACCCACCTTCACTGCCTCGGGACAGctcaaaaacaacccaaacagaAAAAATGAGGACAGGGCAGAGGACCATGAAAAAGAAGATTGGGAAAGAGAGATGCTTAAAGCCACTTTTGTTCATGGGGGGTTGGGATGGAGGGAAACAGGTTCAAATGGAGGGGGGAACTCGCAAATGCACAGAGTTAATGTTAATGTACTTTGTACAGGAATACCAATCAGAAACAATGTATCAGACTGGCTATGGGCATCCAAGAAATGCAATAAGGGATAAAAAGCATCCAGATACAAAGGCAGTTTTAGGCTTTTAGACTCTCAACAATTTCTTGATCAAAAAGGAATCAATTAACATTTTCAATATTCGTCTACAGGTTGGAAAACATTTGGATTATTATAGCATTACAGGGCTTTTACTACAGGGCTGTAAAAGGGGCAACAATATCACATACATGGCAAGATGCTAAATCAGTAATCCCCAAAGACAAACTTGAATGCACCTCAT from Megalobrama amblycephala isolate DHTTF-2021 linkage group LG7, ASM1881202v1, whole genome shotgun sequence harbors:
- the coro2aa gene encoding coronin-2A isoform X1 is translated as MTITKMTWRPQYRSSKYRHVFGKPATKENCYDGVPITRSVHDNHLCAVNPRFIAVITECAGGGSFLVLSIHHTGKVDPHHPKISGHRGNVLDIKWNPFNDFCIASCSEDATVKIWDIPEHGVLKNITVPWKELQGHSRRVGLIEWHPTANNIIFSTGYDYQVMVWKLDVPEQVIKNPVRSISLHSDVVLSMSFSSDGSRLATSCKDKKIRLINPRTGTLLQESNCKSHKASKVLFLGNLKMLISTGNSRWNHRQIALWEQEDLSEPSYSEDLDGSSGVLFPFYDPDTHMLYIAGKGDGNIRYYEISPEKPFVHYLTEYRSLLPQKGMCVMPKRGLDVSSCEVFRFYKLVTIKSLIEPLSMIVPRRSETYQEDIYPMTAGNKPAMTADEWISGLDKGPLMMSLRPGSKLDSYVEVGLGKGPTDSTETRHSRSQPGLSQLIQQRESKESHLTLLLPSTDKNSSSTTYVSNGQLDSTHCSPPKTENELRQMFYKQQEEIRRLRELLNQKDVRIKQLELEIKNVRNSQATL
- the coro2aa gene encoding coronin-2A isoform X2, with amino-acid sequence MTWRPQYRSSKYRHVFGKPATKENCYDGVPITRSVHDNHLCAVNPRFIAVITECAGGGSFLVLSIHHTGKVDPHHPKISGHRGNVLDIKWNPFNDFCIASCSEDATVKIWDIPEHGVLKNITVPWKELQGHSRRVGLIEWHPTANNIIFSTGYDYQVMVWKLDVPEQVIKNPVRSISLHSDVVLSMSFSSDGSRLATSCKDKKIRLINPRTGTLLQESNCKSHKASKVLFLGNLKMLISTGNSRWNHRQIALWEQEDLSEPSYSEDLDGSSGVLFPFYDPDTHMLYIAGKGDGNIRYYEISPEKPFVHYLTEYRSLLPQKGMCVMPKRGLDVSSCEVFRFYKLVTIKSLIEPLSMIVPRRSETYQEDIYPMTAGNKPAMTADEWISGLDKGPLMMSLRPGSKLDSYVEVGLGKGPTDSTETRHSRSQPGLSQLIQQRESKESHLTLLLPSTDKNSSSTTYVSNGQLDSTHCSPPKTENELRQMFYKQQEEIRRLRELLNQKDVRIKQLELEIKNVRNSQATL